The Gemmata palustris genome includes a region encoding these proteins:
- a CDS encoding serine/threonine protein kinase — protein MLIGQQIGPFEIEKELGSGAMGTVYRAKFHRSAEKVVPVALKVVALGLLGNEGAMARFEREANILKQLRHPHIVRLIAHGKINKSNPYIAMEYIDGEALDRVLSRRGKLGWEEVVSYGKQLAEALQYAHNKGIIHRDLKPSNLMITHDGVLKLTDFGIAKDTDVTALTGANSTIGTAAYMSPEQCKGDRNLSNKSDLYSLGIVFFELLTGRKPFAAETTVEMFLKHVNESAPRIGKLVNELPPKFESLILQLLEKDKEERPVDAAWVARMLGEIEDDAFARKSAGLAAAQVRTAKPLNQSGEKMDATDKEAARALRGKKKKVKKKVAVPLHEQTWVHAVGIIAILFAIAAGAYFALKPAGPEKMFAAIEKADTPAAKVDAAKRFLEAHGSKGGELVDRAATTFRASIVSERERQLTNRSESRTLRKPTEGDDPDAFDNAMQAIDAEKVGDMGLADALWAKVKGRFPEEAKLPFTVNDEVLPKALWGWVADKRTQDIKAARAEFVKLQDKIKSSRLYEQPLKFDTGNPEAIALRVMRLTTHNDPEKAWRTCDTLIALTEKDSDKHAWFLLGCNLKSKTNKGASDPVAVRLKNLTMLLDRVEATANDVKKNPESSDRLVWERTVRTECREIAELYDDETDEKVKEAVTRAAKIADSVPKKS, from the coding sequence GAGCGGGAAGCGAACATCCTCAAACAGCTCCGGCACCCCCACATCGTCCGGCTCATCGCGCACGGCAAGATCAACAAGTCGAACCCGTACATCGCGATGGAGTACATCGACGGCGAGGCCCTCGACCGGGTGCTCTCGCGCCGCGGAAAGCTCGGGTGGGAGGAAGTCGTCTCCTACGGCAAGCAGTTGGCCGAGGCACTCCAGTACGCCCACAACAAGGGCATCATCCACCGCGACCTGAAACCGTCCAACCTGATGATTACGCACGACGGCGTGCTGAAACTCACCGACTTCGGCATCGCGAAGGACACGGACGTGACCGCCCTCACCGGGGCGAACAGCACCATCGGCACGGCCGCGTACATGTCGCCCGAACAGTGCAAGGGCGACCGCAACCTGAGCAACAAGTCCGACCTGTACTCGCTCGGGATCGTGTTCTTCGAGCTGCTCACCGGGCGGAAGCCGTTCGCCGCCGAAACTACCGTCGAAATGTTCCTCAAGCACGTGAACGAGAGCGCCCCGCGCATCGGTAAGCTGGTGAACGAACTGCCGCCGAAGTTCGAGTCGCTCATCCTCCAACTGCTCGAAAAAGACAAGGAAGAGCGGCCGGTGGACGCGGCGTGGGTGGCGCGGATGCTCGGGGAGATCGAGGACGACGCCTTCGCGCGCAAGAGCGCCGGGCTCGCCGCGGCACAGGTGCGCACGGCGAAGCCGCTAAATCAGTCCGGCGAGAAGATGGACGCGACCGACAAGGAGGCCGCCCGCGCGCTCCGCGGGAAGAAGAAAAAGGTCAAGAAGAAGGTCGCGGTCCCGCTGCACGAGCAAACGTGGGTTCACGCCGTCGGGATCATCGCGATCCTTTTTGCGATCGCGGCCGGCGCGTACTTCGCGCTCAAGCCCGCGGGACCGGAGAAGATGTTCGCGGCCATCGAGAAGGCGGACACGCCCGCGGCGAAAGTCGACGCCGCGAAGCGGTTCCTCGAAGCGCACGGCTCCAAAGGTGGTGAACTCGTCGACCGGGCCGCGACGACCTTCCGCGCCTCGATTGTCAGCGAGCGCGAGCGGCAACTGACGAACCGGAGCGAGTCGCGCACGCTGCGCAAGCCCACCGAGGGCGACGACCCCGACGCCTTCGATAACGCGATGCAGGCCATCGACGCGGAGAAGGTCGGTGACATGGGCCTCGCCGACGCGCTATGGGCGAAGGTGAAGGGCCGGTTCCCGGAAGAAGCGAAATTGCCGTTTACGGTCAACGACGAGGTGCTCCCGAAGGCGCTCTGGGGGTGGGTCGCGGACAAGCGCACGCAGGACATCAAGGCCGCGCGCGCCGAGTTCGTGAAGTTGCAGGATAAAATCAAGAGCAGCCGGCTCTACGAGCAACCGCTGAAGTTCGACACGGGGAACCCCGAAGCGATCGCGCTCCGGGTGATGCGCCTCACCACACACAACGACCCGGAGAAGGCCTGGCGCACGTGCGACACGCTCATCGCGCTGACCGAGAAGGACAGCGACAAGCACGCCTGGTTCCTGCTCGGCTGTAACCTGAAGAGCAAGACGAACAAGGGCGCGAGCGACCCGGTCGCGGTGCGCCTCAAGAACCTCACGATGCTGCTGGACCGCGTCGAGGCCACCGCGAACGACGTGAAGAAGAACCCAGAAAGCTCGGATCGCCTCGTCTGGGAGCGCACCGTTCGGACCGAGTGCCGCGAGATCGCCGAACTGTACGACGACGAGACCGACGAGAAGGTGAAAGAGGCCGTCACCCGCGCCGCCAAGATCGCGGACTCGGTCCCCAAAAAATCCTAG
- the hemL gene encoding glutamate-1-semialdehyde 2,1-aminomutase, with the protein MLDLSTVRPASAAAFERAKAVIPGGVNSPARAFGGVGGSPLFIARADGPFLFDLDGNRYLDFIGSWGPMILGHCHPAVVEATIAALKNGSSYGAPCELETRLAEMVIDAVSSVEMVRFVSSGTEATMSAIRLARGFTGRDLVIKFAGCYHGHVDSLLVSAGSSALTLGVPNSPGVPVGCTQDTIVLKFNDTAALAEVFAAKGDKIAGVILEPIVGNMGLVPPTAEFHRELRQLTQKHGTLLIYDEVMTGFRLGYGGAQELLGDKPDLSCFGKIIGGGYPVGAYGGRADIMKKIMPAGPVFQAGTLSGNPVAMAAGIATLNELKVNPPYPRLEEQSKRIGEGLLKAAASANVPVQFNRVGSMWTLFFTDTPVSDLDTAKTSDTKRFGRFFWEMMDRGVYLPCSQFEAAFTCGAMTDEHIATTIQAGAESFQAVAKG; encoded by the coding sequence ATGCTCGATCTCTCCACCGTCCGCCCCGCCAGCGCCGCGGCCTTTGAACGTGCCAAAGCGGTGATCCCCGGTGGCGTGAACAGCCCGGCCCGCGCGTTCGGCGGGGTCGGCGGCAGCCCGTTGTTCATCGCCCGCGCCGACGGTCCGTTCCTCTTCGACCTCGACGGTAATCGCTACCTCGACTTCATCGGTTCGTGGGGGCCGATGATTCTGGGTCACTGCCACCCGGCCGTGGTCGAGGCCACCATTGCCGCGCTCAAGAACGGCTCCAGTTACGGCGCACCGTGCGAACTCGAAACGCGGCTCGCCGAAATGGTGATCGACGCGGTGTCGTCGGTGGAGATGGTGCGGTTCGTTTCCAGCGGCACCGAAGCGACGATGAGCGCGATCCGGCTCGCGCGCGGGTTCACCGGGCGCGACCTCGTCATCAAGTTCGCCGGGTGCTATCACGGGCACGTCGATTCGCTACTCGTTTCCGCCGGTTCCAGCGCGCTCACGCTCGGCGTCCCGAACAGCCCCGGCGTTCCCGTCGGCTGCACGCAGGACACGATCGTCCTGAAATTCAACGACACCGCCGCGCTCGCCGAGGTGTTTGCCGCGAAGGGCGACAAGATCGCGGGAGTGATCCTCGAACCGATCGTCGGCAACATGGGGCTTGTTCCGCCGACCGCCGAGTTCCACCGTGAACTCCGACAACTCACCCAGAAACACGGCACCTTACTCATTTACGACGAAGTGATGACCGGGTTCCGGCTCGGGTACGGCGGCGCGCAGGAACTGCTCGGCGACAAGCCGGACCTCTCGTGCTTCGGCAAGATCATCGGCGGCGGGTACCCCGTCGGGGCTTACGGCGGGCGCGCGGACATCATGAAGAAGATCATGCCCGCCGGTCCCGTGTTCCAGGCGGGTACGCTCTCGGGCAACCCGGTCGCGATGGCCGCCGGGATCGCCACTCTGAACGAGTTGAAAGTGAATCCGCCGTACCCGCGGCTCGAAGAACAGAGCAAGCGAATCGGCGAGGGGTTGTTGAAGGCCGCCGCGAGCGCGAACGTGCCGGTGCAGTTCAACCGCGTCGGCAGTATGTGGACACTGTTCTTCACCGATACGCCCGTGAGCGACCTCGACACCGCGAAGACGAGCGACACGAAGCGGTTCGGCCGGTTCTTCTGGGAGATGATGGACCGCGGCGTGTATTTGCCGTGCAGCCAGTTCGAGGCCGCGTTCACGTGCGGCGCGATGACCGACGAGCACATTGCGACGACGATTCAGGCCGGCGCGGAGAGCTTTCAAGCCGTCGCCAAAGGGTGA